From the Microbacterium sp. W4I4 genome, one window contains:
- a CDS encoding M13 family metallopeptidase, with product MTDVLPSGLAVSEFTASIRPQDDLYRHVNGAWLDAAEIPSDKARWGSFHLLAEQAEKDVRAIIEESQDAEPGTLARKVGDLFTSFMDTDGITARGLAPLQEQLAKVDAIDSIPSFLTTIGNLDREGIAALIGVFVEPDPGNPERYVPFAVQAGLSLPDESYYRQESFAETRAAYRAHLERILGLAEVADAAGIADRAFGLEHEIASHHWDNVASRDAVKTYNLKSWDEFQQLVGVDLAPWRDAVATANLTAFDELVVYQPSFFEGLGSLLVEDRLDDWKAWLRAKVVHGLAAYLPDAVIDENFSFYGTELTGTPEIRERWKRGVSLVEGSLGDAVGKIYVERHFPAESKVAMDELVANLIEAYRQSIEKLEWMGADTRKKALDKLATFRPKIGHPDVWRDYDGVEIAADDLIGNARRATVFEHDRQLSKVGKPIDRDEWFMPPQMVNAYYNPLMNEIVFPAAILQHPFFDPHRDAAANYGGIGAVIGHEIGHGFDDQGSRYDHEGRLADWWTDEDRAAFEERTKALIAQYETLVPLGLSEENHVNGALTIGENIGDLGGLGIALKAYELSLGGAEAPVIDGYTGVQRLLLSWAQVWQQKSREAETIRLLTIDPHSPNEFRCNQILSNIDAFYHAFDVTEGDALHLPEGARVTIW from the coding sequence ATGACAGACGTTCTGCCCTCCGGTCTCGCCGTCTCCGAATTCACGGCATCCATCCGTCCCCAGGACGACCTCTACCGCCACGTCAACGGCGCCTGGCTCGACGCCGCCGAGATCCCCTCCGACAAGGCGCGCTGGGGCTCCTTCCACCTGCTCGCCGAGCAGGCCGAGAAGGACGTGCGCGCGATCATCGAGGAGTCGCAGGATGCCGAGCCCGGCACCCTCGCCCGCAAGGTCGGCGACCTCTTCACCAGCTTCATGGACACCGATGGCATCACCGCCCGCGGCCTCGCACCACTGCAGGAGCAGCTCGCGAAGGTCGACGCGATCGACAGCATCCCCTCCTTCCTGACCACCATCGGCAACCTGGACCGCGAGGGCATCGCGGCACTGATCGGCGTCTTCGTCGAGCCCGACCCGGGCAACCCCGAGCGCTACGTCCCCTTCGCCGTGCAGGCCGGTCTGTCGCTGCCCGACGAGAGCTACTACCGTCAGGAGAGCTTCGCCGAGACCCGTGCCGCGTACCGCGCGCACCTCGAGCGCATCCTGGGTCTGGCGGAGGTCGCGGATGCCGCAGGCATCGCCGACCGCGCCTTCGGCCTGGAGCACGAGATCGCGAGCCACCACTGGGACAACGTCGCCTCGCGCGATGCGGTCAAGACGTACAACCTGAAGAGCTGGGACGAGTTCCAGCAGCTCGTCGGCGTCGACCTCGCCCCCTGGCGGGATGCCGTGGCCACGGCCAACCTCACCGCCTTCGACGAGCTCGTCGTGTACCAGCCCAGCTTCTTCGAGGGTCTCGGCTCGCTGCTCGTGGAGGACCGCCTGGACGACTGGAAGGCCTGGCTGCGCGCCAAGGTCGTGCACGGCCTCGCCGCCTACCTGCCCGACGCCGTCATCGACGAGAACTTCTCGTTCTACGGCACCGAGCTCACTGGCACCCCCGAGATCCGCGAGCGGTGGAAGCGCGGCGTCTCGCTGGTCGAGGGGTCGCTGGGCGATGCGGTCGGCAAGATCTACGTCGAGCGGCACTTCCCCGCCGAGTCCAAGGTCGCCATGGACGAGCTGGTCGCGAACCTCATCGAGGCGTACCGCCAGAGCATCGAGAAGCTCGAGTGGATGGGCGCCGACACCCGCAAGAAGGCGCTGGACAAGCTCGCCACGTTCCGCCCCAAGATCGGCCATCCCGACGTGTGGCGCGACTACGACGGCGTCGAGATCGCCGCAGACGATCTGATCGGCAACGCCCGTCGCGCGACCGTCTTCGAGCATGACCGGCAGCTGTCCAAGGTCGGCAAGCCCATCGACCGCGACGAGTGGTTCATGCCGCCGCAGATGGTCAACGCGTACTACAACCCGCTGATGAACGAGATCGTGTTCCCCGCGGCGATCCTGCAGCATCCGTTCTTCGACCCCCACCGTGACGCGGCAGCGAACTACGGCGGCATCGGCGCGGTCATCGGCCACGAGATCGGCCACGGCTTCGACGACCAGGGCAGCCGTTACGACCACGAGGGGCGCCTCGCCGACTGGTGGACGGACGAGGACCGCGCCGCGTTCGAGGAGCGCACCAAGGCTCTCATCGCGCAGTACGAAACGCTCGTGCCGCTCGGTCTCAGCGAGGAGAACCACGTCAACGGCGCCCTCACCATCGGGGAGAACATCGGCGACCTCGGTGGACTCGGCATCGCACTGAAGGCGTACGAGCTGTCGCTCGGCGGCGCGGAGGCACCGGTCATCGACGGATACACGGGTGTGCAGCGACTGCTGCTGTCGTGGGCGCAGGTGTGGCAGCAGAAGAGCCGCGAGGCCGAGACGATCCGTCTGCTGACGATCGACCCGCACTCGCCGAACGAGTTCCGCTGCAACCAGATCCTCAGCAACATCGACGCGTTCTACCACGCGTTCGACGTCACCGAGGGCGACGCCCTGCACCTTCCGGAAGGTGCGCGCGTCACGATCTGGTGA
- a CDS encoding serine hydrolase, which translates to MSSHSGQAPEPSDSASGAPVEEIATASRRSHRGSRRTPRRAAVGRRSFSPTLRALEELAQAGAQVSVHVTDLDTERTVLAGDDHVPLPIAGLGVVPVLVETAAALDAGTMDPLLIVDRAEDELVAGSGLWRNLRAPALPMIDLAVLAAATGDPNAANALLDAVGHDQVRSRMISLGMPRSAVLDHFRDRRGPDDAPHVAVGTTREFATLFAALVNSAVVDAGVSAQVSEWLSLNHDLSLVGASTGLDPFAHEHDAHGLLFINKTGRDRGVRAEAGVLAGPRAGVAYALTVCFDDLSISHRLRAHDAFRTLGTDLMEYTH; encoded by the coding sequence GTGAGCTCTCACTCAGGTCAGGCGCCCGAGCCCTCCGACAGCGCGTCAGGCGCGCCCGTCGAAGAGATCGCGACTGCCTCGCGCCGCTCGCATCGCGGCAGCAGGCGCACCCCTCGTCGAGCCGCCGTCGGCCGACGCTCGTTCAGCCCCACGCTGCGGGCCCTGGAAGAACTGGCCCAGGCCGGCGCGCAGGTGTCGGTGCACGTCACCGACCTCGACACCGAGCGCACGGTGCTGGCCGGCGACGACCACGTGCCGCTGCCCATCGCAGGGCTCGGCGTCGTGCCGGTGCTCGTCGAGACCGCAGCCGCGCTGGATGCCGGCACCATGGACCCGCTGCTGATCGTCGACCGCGCCGAGGACGAGCTGGTCGCGGGCTCCGGGCTCTGGCGCAACCTGCGCGCCCCCGCGCTGCCGATGATCGACCTCGCGGTGCTCGCCGCCGCCACCGGCGACCCGAACGCCGCGAACGCGCTGCTCGACGCGGTCGGACACGACCAGGTGCGCTCGCGGATGATCAGTCTCGGGATGCCGCGCAGCGCCGTGCTCGATCACTTCCGTGACAGGCGCGGGCCCGACGACGCCCCGCATGTCGCCGTCGGCACGACGCGGGAGTTCGCCACGCTGTTCGCCGCCCTCGTCAACTCGGCTGTCGTCGATGCCGGTGTCAGCGCCCAGGTGTCGGAGTGGCTGAGCCTGAACCACGACCTGAGCCTGGTCGGCGCCTCCACGGGCCTGGACCCGTTCGCGCACGAGCACGACGCGCACGGCCTGCTGTTCATCAACAAGACCGGCCGCGATCGGGGCGTGCGCGCCGAGGCCGGCGTGCTGGCGGGCCCGCGCGCGGGAGTCGCCTACGCACTGACCGTGTGCTTCGATGACCTGTCGATCAGCCACCGGTTGCGCGCGCACGACGCGTTCCGCACGCTCGGCACCGACCTCATGGAGTACACCCACTGA
- a CDS encoding MFS transporter: MGNSDDRARRRLSRTPSHPAIIAVLAFVGLCSAFMFTLVVPLQAELPVLLNASREDTTWVVTITLLVAAVATPISGRLGDMYGKRRVVIALLAVLILGSVIAAVSTSIVGVIIGRAFQGAVTGVVPLGIAILRDVLPPARLGTAVALMSATMGVGGAIGMPVAAILAQNADWHTLFWLAAGLGVIGLVLVMLVIPDDVLLAPGRLDILGAIGLAIGLTGLLLYVSRGAEWGWTGPFALLCLIGGLVVLAVWGWYQLRAKDPLLDLRVAARPAVLFTNIAAIGMGFALFSSNVTFPQMLELPVETGSGLGLNILGAALIVATSGVLMMVVSPLSGFLERTVGPRPLFTIGTAAIVLAYVFILILSTEIWHFLVANVLIGIGIGFTFAAMPMIIMRAVPANETGASNGLNALFRSVGTSTASAVMGGVLAAMSVQVDGVAVPTREAFQVCFWLAIVAGIIAFVLTFLIPKHPHTEERPALRD; this comes from the coding sequence ATGGGCAACAGCGACGACAGAGCCAGAAGACGCCTGTCCCGCACCCCCTCGCATCCGGCGATCATCGCCGTGCTCGCCTTCGTCGGGCTCTGCTCGGCGTTCATGTTCACGCTGGTCGTCCCGCTGCAGGCCGAGTTGCCGGTGCTGCTGAACGCCTCGCGCGAGGACACCACCTGGGTCGTCACGATCACCCTGCTCGTGGCCGCAGTGGCCACTCCGATCTCCGGCCGACTGGGCGACATGTACGGCAAGCGCCGCGTCGTCATCGCGCTGCTCGCCGTCCTCATCCTGGGTTCGGTGATCGCGGCGGTGTCGACCTCGATCGTCGGCGTCATCATCGGCCGCGCGTTCCAGGGCGCGGTGACCGGCGTGGTCCCGCTCGGCATCGCGATCCTGCGCGACGTGCTGCCGCCGGCGCGGCTGGGAACGGCCGTCGCCCTGATGAGCGCGACCATGGGCGTCGGCGGTGCGATCGGGATGCCGGTGGCGGCCATCCTCGCGCAGAATGCCGACTGGCACACGCTGTTCTGGCTCGCCGCAGGGCTCGGGGTCATCGGCCTCGTGCTGGTGATGCTGGTCATCCCCGATGACGTGCTGCTCGCACCCGGACGCCTCGACATCCTCGGCGCGATCGGACTGGCGATCGGTCTGACCGGTCTGCTGCTGTACGTGTCGCGCGGTGCGGAGTGGGGCTGGACCGGGCCGTTCGCACTGCTCTGCCTGATCGGCGGCCTCGTCGTGCTGGCCGTCTGGGGCTGGTATCAGTTGAGGGCCAAGGACCCGCTGCTGGACCTGCGCGTCGCCGCTCGTCCTGCTGTGCTGTTCACGAACATCGCCGCGATCGGGATGGGCTTCGCCCTCTTCTCCTCGAACGTCACGTTCCCGCAGATGCTCGAACTCCCGGTGGAGACCGGCTCCGGGCTGGGGTTGAACATCCTCGGCGCCGCGCTGATCGTCGCGACCTCGGGCGTCCTGATGATGGTGGTCTCGCCGCTCTCCGGGTTCCTCGAGCGCACCGTCGGTCCGCGGCCGCTCTTCACGATCGGCACCGCCGCGATCGTGCTCGCCTACGTGTTCATCCTGATCCTGTCCACGGAGATCTGGCACTTCCTGGTCGCCAACGTGCTGATCGGAATCGGCATCGGGTTCACCTTCGCCGCCATGCCGATGATCATCATGCGGGCGGTGCCGGCGAACGAGACCGGCGCCTCGAACGGCCTGAACGCGCTGTTCCGCTCGGTCGGCACCTCGACGGCATCCGCGGTGATGGGTGGTGTGCTGGCCGCGATGAGCGTGCAGGTCGACGGCGTCGCCGTGCCCACGCGCGAAGCCTTCCAGGTCTGCTTCTGGCTGGCGATCGTCGCCGGCATCATCGCCTTCGTGCTGACGTTCCTCATCCCCAAGCACCCGCACACCGAGGAGCGCCCCGCACTGCGGGACTGA
- a CDS encoding GNAT family N-acetyltransferase gives MRSIRDLDTVELIIDAQGLLDSIRGPERVIDAGTLRALEHSGNYVVGLFDDEDGEERMVGASIAFFGEPGKRTMHSHITALLPEYRGRGWGRELKEHQRQWAFSREVGRITWTFDPLVARNAHFFLTVLGARVTGYTINHYGIFGGGDAGDESDRLDVEWMLADIAKPPASDAVVATVEIPSDVESMRETDPDAAHEWRLRLRAEMEAQLDKGLRLAGFETGRGYLFTK, from the coding sequence GTGCGAAGCATCCGTGATCTGGACACCGTAGAACTCATCATCGACGCGCAGGGACTGCTGGATTCCATCCGCGGGCCGGAGCGTGTTATCGATGCCGGCACGCTGCGCGCGCTGGAGCACTCCGGCAACTACGTCGTCGGCCTGTTCGACGACGAGGACGGCGAGGAGCGCATGGTCGGCGCCTCGATCGCGTTCTTCGGCGAGCCGGGCAAGCGCACCATGCACTCGCACATCACCGCGCTGCTGCCCGAGTACCGCGGTCGCGGCTGGGGTCGCGAGCTCAAGGAGCACCAGCGCCAGTGGGCGTTCTCCCGCGAGGTCGGCCGCATCACGTGGACCTTCGACCCGCTCGTCGCCCGTAACGCGCACTTCTTCCTCACCGTGCTCGGCGCGCGCGTGACCGGATACACGATCAATCACTACGGCATCTTCGGTGGCGGCGACGCGGGGGATGAGAGCGACCGGCTGGATGTGGAGTGGATGCTGGCCGACATCGCGAAGCCGCCGGCATCCGATGCCGTCGTTGCGACCGTCGAGATCCCTTCGGATGTCGAGTCCATGCGCGAGACCGACCCCGATGCCGCGCACGAGTGGCGCCTGCGACTGCGCGCCGAGATGGAGGCGCAGCTCGACAAGGGCCTGCGCCTCGCCGGTTTCGAGACTGGCCGCGGCTACCTCTTCACGAAGTAG